The Streptomyces sp. M92 nucleotide sequence CAGCACTCGGGCTGGCTGTTGAGCTCGTCTTCGACATACGTCATGCCGCACACTCCCCGATCACCGAACGGTCTGATTGTTCCTGCAAGATATAGCCATCTTTCGAGCACACTCAAGCAATCTTGGGAACTGTGCGGTGCGCTAGGGTCGGCGGGAGATCGAAGAACGGAGGCGCGGATGTCGCGCGACGCCCGCTGGAAGGCGCTGCTGGAGCTGCTCGTCGAACGCGGCCGGCTGGACGTCGAGGAGGCGGCGGCCGAACTGGAGGTCTCGGCCGCGACGATCCGCCGTGACTTCGACCGGCTGGCGGAGCAGCAGATGCTGGTGCGCACCCGCGGTGGCGCGGTCGTGCACGGGGTGTCGTACGAACTGCCGCTGCGGTACAAGACGGCCCGCAACGCCTCCGAGAAGCAGCGCGTCGCCCAGGCGGTCGCCGCCCTGGTCGCGCCGGGCGAGGCGGTGGGACTGACCGGGGGGACGACCACCACCGAGGTGGCGCGCGCGCTGGCGGTGCGCGCGGACCTCGCCTCGGGCACGCCGGCGCTGACCGTGGTCACCAACGCGCTCAACATCGCCAACGAGCTGGCGGTCCGGCCGCAGTTCAAGATCGTGGTGACGGGCGGGGTGGCCCGGGCTCAGTCGTACGAGCTGATCGGGCCGCTCGCGGACGGGGTACTGGGCCAGGTGACGGTCGACATGGCGGTACTGGGGGTCGTCGCCTTCGACGTCACGCACGGCGCCGCGGCCCACGACGAGGCGGAGGCGGCGATCAACCGGCTGCTGTGCGAGCGCGCCGAGCGCGTGGTCGTCGCCGCCGACTCCAGCAAGCTGGGCCGGCGGGCCTTCGCCCGGATCTGCGCGACC carries:
- a CDS encoding DeoR/GlpR family DNA-binding transcription regulator; protein product: MSRDARWKALLELLVERGRLDVEEAAAELEVSAATIRRDFDRLAEQQMLVRTRGGAVVHGVSYELPLRYKTARNASEKQRVAQAVAALVAPGEAVGLTGGTTTTEVARALAVRADLASGTPALTVVTNALNIANELAVRPQFKIVVTGGVARAQSYELIGPLADGVLGQVTVDMAVLGVVAFDVTHGAAAHDEAEAAINRLLCERAERVVVAADSSKLGRRAFARICATESVDTLVTDGSADPDLVRRFEECGVRVVLA